The Paracoccus liaowanqingii genome window below encodes:
- the rnc gene encoding ribonuclease III, which yields MARLGHDFARPELLIRALTHGSIASVTRPDNQRLEFLGDRVLGLVMAEALFSADTAASEGQLAPRYNALVRGETCAGVARDLALGEVLKLGRSEMLSGGRRKEALLADAMEAVLAAVYLDAGFEAARAVVLRHWGPRLAQVAHDSRDAKTALQEWAQAQGMPPPVYEQTERSGPDHAPVFLITVRLEDGRHAQAQGTGTKRSIEQAAAQALLDRLEGQTT from the coding sequence ATGGCCCGCTTGGGGCACGATTTCGCGCGCCCCGAGCTTCTGATCCGCGCGCTGACCCATGGCTCGATCGCCTCCGTCACGCGGCCCGACAACCAGCGGCTGGAGTTCCTGGGCGACCGCGTGCTGGGCCTGGTGATGGCCGAGGCGCTCTTCTCGGCAGACACCGCCGCCTCCGAGGGGCAGCTGGCACCGCGCTACAACGCGCTGGTGCGCGGCGAGACCTGCGCCGGGGTGGCCCGCGACCTTGCCTTGGGCGAGGTGCTGAAGCTGGGTCGGTCCGAGATGCTGTCGGGCGGGCGCCGCAAGGAGGCGCTGCTGGCCGACGCGATGGAGGCCGTGCTGGCCGCCGTCTATCTGGATGCGGGGTTCGAGGCCGCCCGCGCCGTCGTGCTGCGCCACTGGGGCCCGCGCCTGGCGCAGGTGGCCCATGACAGCCGCGACGCCAAGACCGCCCTGCAGGAATGGGCGCAGGCCCAGGGCATGCCGCCCCCCGTCTACGAGCAGACCGAGCGCAGCGGTCCCGACCACGCGCCGGTCTTCCTGATCACCGTGCGGCTGGAAGACGGCCGCCACGCGCAGGCCCAAGGCACGGGCACCAAGCGCAGCATCGAACAGGCCGCCGCGCAAGCGCTGCTGGACCGCCTGGAAGGACAGACCACATGA
- the era gene encoding GTPase Era: MTDETASDDTGPEDDTPEEIGATPAAPQGDQPTRAGFVALIGEPNAGKSTLLNQMVGAKVSIVTHKVQTTRARIRGIAMHGPAQIVFVDTPGIFRPRRRLDRSMVAAAWGGASDADIVLVLIEAHRGLTDGTQAILDQLVQLGRGTPVALIINKIDRVKAEELLALSQKLNEAYPFAETFMISAMKGHGCQQLRGWLAKTLPESPWLYPEDQIADLPMRMIAAEITREKLTLRLHEEIPYQLTVETEGWEEKTDGSARIEQVVYVARQGHKGIVLGKGGETIKAVGQASRVELEEFMGRRVHLFLQVRVRENWENEAERYDEIGLNFRDGDEGRS, encoded by the coding sequence ATGACCGACGAGACCGCCTCCGACGACACCGGCCCCGAGGACGACACCCCCGAGGAGATCGGCGCCACCCCCGCCGCGCCGCAGGGCGACCAGCCCACCCGCGCGGGCTTTGTGGCCCTGATCGGCGAGCCCAACGCGGGCAAGTCGACGCTTCTGAACCAGATGGTCGGCGCCAAGGTTAGCATCGTGACCCACAAGGTGCAGACCACCCGCGCCCGGATCCGGGGCATCGCGATGCACGGACCCGCGCAGATCGTCTTCGTCGACACGCCGGGCATCTTCCGCCCGCGCCGCCGCCTGGACCGCAGCATGGTCGCGGCAGCCTGGGGCGGGGCCTCGGACGCCGATATCGTGCTGGTGCTGATCGAGGCGCATCGCGGCCTGACCGACGGCACGCAGGCGATCCTGGACCAGCTGGTGCAGCTGGGCCGCGGCACCCCCGTCGCGCTGATCATCAACAAGATCGACCGCGTCAAGGCCGAGGAACTGCTGGCCCTGTCGCAGAAGCTGAACGAGGCCTATCCCTTCGCCGAGACCTTCATGATCTCGGCCATGAAGGGTCATGGCTGCCAGCAGTTGCGCGGCTGGCTGGCCAAGACCCTGCCCGAAAGCCCGTGGCTGTACCCGGAAGACCAGATCGCCGACCTGCCCATGCGCATGATCGCCGCCGAGATCACCCGCGAGAAGCTGACCCTGCGCCTGCACGAGGAGATCCCCTACCAGCTGACGGTGGAGACCGAAGGCTGGGAGGAGAAGACCGACGGCTCCGCGCGGATCGAGCAGGTCGTCTATGTCGCCCGCCAAGGCCACAAGGGCATCGTGCTGGGCAAGGGCGGCGAGACGATCAAGGCCGTGGGCCAGGCCTCGCGCGTGGAGCTGGAGGAGTTCATGGGCCGCCGCGTCCACCTGTTCCTGCAGGTCCGCGTCCGCGAGAACTGGGAGAACGAGGCCGAACGCTATGACGAGATCGGCCTGAACTTCCGCGACGGCGACGAAGGCCGTTCGTGA
- a CDS encoding DUF1491 family protein, which produces MTEARLAAHLWVAAYRARLAQANIPAYVLARGDDTAGAIAVKCAHLDGTAALWMREWDMDSDTRPWVAAVRGPERDIDAAIARQRDRDRDLWVVEIESRDGTTLLDQDGLY; this is translated from the coding sequence GTGACCGAAGCCCGGCTGGCCGCGCATCTCTGGGTCGCGGCCTACCGGGCGCGGCTGGCGCAGGCCAACATCCCCGCCTATGTGCTGGCGCGCGGCGACGACACCGCCGGCGCCATCGCGGTCAAATGCGCGCATCTGGACGGCACCGCGGCGCTGTGGATGCGCGAATGGGACATGGACAGCGACACCCGCCCCTGGGTCGCCGCGGTCCGGGGCCCTGAGCGCGACATCGACGCCGCCATCGCCCGCCAGCGCGACCGCGACCGCGACCTGTGGGTGGTCGAGATCGAAAGCCGCGACGGCACCACGCTGCTGGACCAGGACGGGCTTTACTGA
- the rarD gene encoding EamA family transporter RarD, translating into MSIPQTDSPKGLVFAIAAYAMWGFLPIYMKALAHLPAAEIIAHRILWSLPIAAAVLIWQGRAAEVGQALRQPRLVAMAALTAMLISVNWLIYVWSIANDQALDAALGYYINPLFSVFLGATLLKERLTRGQFAAIALAAAAVIILTMQAGSLPLVAIGLTLSWGFYAYCKKSLPLGPNQGFTLEVLLLAPFAAGFLIWQAAQGQAHFTSGGWGQTLLLIGCGPITAIPLLFYANGAKLIRLSTIGILQYIAPTMIFLCAVLIFGEPFDGARLIAFPMIWAALVIYSVTLVRQAGQRRRDRRELAARRMQ; encoded by the coding sequence ATGAGCATCCCCCAGACTGATTCGCCCAAGGGGCTTGTCTTCGCCATCGCCGCCTATGCGATGTGGGGGTTCCTTCCCATCTACATGAAGGCGCTGGCGCATCTGCCCGCGGCCGAGATCATCGCCCACCGCATCCTGTGGTCGCTGCCCATCGCCGCCGCCGTGCTGATCTGGCAGGGCCGCGCCGCCGAGGTGGGTCAGGCCCTGCGCCAGCCGCGCCTGGTGGCGATGGCGGCGCTGACGGCGATGCTGATCTCGGTCAACTGGCTGATCTATGTCTGGTCGATCGCCAACGACCAGGCGCTGGACGCGGCGCTCGGCTATTACATCAACCCGCTGTTCAGCGTGTTCCTGGGCGCGACGCTGCTCAAGGAACGGCTGACGCGCGGGCAGTTCGCCGCCATCGCGCTGGCGGCGGCGGCGGTGATCATCCTGACGATGCAGGCGGGCAGCCTGCCGCTGGTGGCCATCGGCCTGACCCTGTCCTGGGGGTTCTATGCCTATTGCAAGAAAAGCCTGCCGCTTGGCCCCAACCAGGGCTTCACGCTGGAGGTGCTGCTGCTGGCCCCCTTCGCCGCCGGTTTCCTGATCTGGCAGGCCGCGCAGGGGCAGGCGCATTTCACCTCGGGGGGCTGGGGCCAGACGCTGCTGCTGATCGGCTGCGGGCCGATCACCGCCATCCCGCTGCTGTTCTACGCCAATGGCGCCAAGCTGATCCGCCTGTCGACCATCGGAATCCTGCAATACATCGCGCCGACGATGATCTTCCTCTGCGCCGTGCTGATCTTCGGAGAGCCCTTCGACGGCGCCCGGCTGATCGCCTTCCCGATGATCTGGGCGGCGCTGGTGATCTATTCGGTGACGCTGGTCCGGCAGGCGGGCCAGCGCCGCCGCGACCGGCGCGAGCTGGCCGCGCGGCGCATGCAGTAG